Proteins encoded in a region of the Flavobacterium sp. MDT1-60 genome:
- the lysS gene encoding lysine--tRNA ligase has product MALSEQEIIRREKLQNLRNLGINPYPANLFPVNHTSKQVKESFEEGKKVIVAGRLMSVRDQGKACFAELQDSEGRLQLYVNRDVLCVGDDKTLYNTVFKKLTDLGDFIGIEGELFTTKVGAQCIRVDGFTFLSKTLRPLPLPKTDEEGNVHDAFNDPELRYRMRYVDLTVNQHVKDTFIKRTKLFSAMRGYFNDAGYLEVETPVLQPIPGGAAARPFTTHHNSLDIPLYMRIANELYLKRLIVGGFEGVYEFSKNFRNEGMDRTHNPEFTAMEIYVAYKDYNWMMEFAEGLLEHCAIAVNGTSEVTFGEHKINFKAPYARVTMTDSIKHFTGFDISGKSEDELFEAARGMGIDVDKTMGKGKLIDEIFGAKCEGNYIQPTFITDYPKEMSPLCKEHRDNPELTERFELMVCGKEIANAYSELNDPIDQRERFEDQMRLSEKGDDEANGIIDEDFLRALEYGMPPTSGMGIGMDRLIMYLTNNASIQEVLLFPQMRPEKKQAQIELSDEEKFIVDLLKGNENKMDLQQLKITANLSGKKWDASMKNLSKHGLTKVAVEGEFKMVELVG; this is encoded by the coding sequence ATGGCATTATCAGAACAAGAAATCATTAGAAGAGAAAAACTTCAAAACTTACGCAACTTAGGAATCAATCCTTATCCAGCTAATCTTTTTCCAGTAAATCATACTTCAAAGCAAGTGAAGGAGTCTTTTGAAGAAGGTAAGAAGGTGATCGTTGCGGGACGTTTGATGAGTGTTCGTGATCAGGGAAAGGCTTGTTTTGCTGAATTGCAGGATAGCGAAGGACGTTTGCAATTGTACGTGAATCGTGATGTTTTATGCGTTGGTGATGATAAAACTTTATACAACACCGTATTTAAAAAATTAACTGATTTAGGTGATTTTATTGGTATTGAAGGTGAATTGTTTACTACGAAAGTGGGTGCACAATGTATTCGTGTTGACGGATTTACTTTTTTAAGTAAAACTTTACGTCCTCTTCCTTTACCAAAAACGGATGAAGAAGGAAACGTTCACGATGCTTTTAATGATCCTGAGCTTCGTTACAGAATGCGTTATGTAGATTTAACGGTTAATCAACACGTTAAAGATACTTTTATCAAACGTACGAAGTTGTTTAGCGCTATGCGTGGTTATTTTAACGATGCAGGTTATCTTGAGGTTGAAACTCCGGTTTTACAACCTATTCCGGGTGGTGCTGCGGCGCGTCCTTTTACTACGCATCATAATTCGCTTGACATTCCGCTTTACATGCGTATTGCGAACGAATTGTATTTAAAAAGATTAATTGTTGGTGGTTTTGAAGGTGTTTATGAGTTCTCTAAAAACTTTAGAAATGAAGGAATGGACAGAACGCATAATCCTGAATTTACCGCTATGGAAATATATGTAGCCTACAAAGACTACAACTGGATGATGGAATTTGCTGAAGGTTTGCTAGAGCATTGTGCGATTGCCGTAAACGGAACCAGCGAAGTTACTTTTGGCGAACATAAAATCAATTTTAAAGCGCCTTATGCTCGTGTTACCATGACGGATTCTATTAAACATTTTACAGGTTTTGATATCTCAGGAAAAAGCGAAGACGAATTGTTTGAAGCTGCAAGAGGAATGGGAATCGACGTGGATAAAACAATGGGTAAAGGAAAATTGATTGATGAGATTTTTGGAGCTAAATGTGAAGGAAATTATATTCAGCCAACTTTCATTACTGATTATCCTAAAGAAATGTCGCCTCTGTGTAAAGAACACCGCGATAATCCTGAACTTACTGAGCGTTTTGAATTAATGGTTTGTGGTAAAGAAATTGCAAATGCTTATTCTGAACTGAATGACCCAATTGATCAACGTGAGCGTTTTGAAGATCAAATGCGTTTGTCTGAAAAAGGTGATGATGAAGCTAACGGAATTATCGATGAGGATTTCTTAAGAGCTTTGGAATATGGTATGCCTCCAACATCTGGAATGGGAATTGGAATGGATCGTTTGATTATGTATTTAACGAATAATGCTTCGATTCAGGAAGTTTTATTGTTCCCACAAATGCGTCCGGAGAAAAAACAGGCTCAGATTGAATTGTCTGATGAAGAAAAATTCATCGTTGATTTATTGAAAGGAAATGAAAATAAAATGGATCTTCAGCAACTAAAAATTACTGCTAATTTAAGTGGTAAAAAATGGGATGCGTCAATGAAAAACTTATCTAAACATGGTTTGACTAAAGTTGCTGTTGAAGGTGAGTTTAAGATGGTTGAATTGGTGGGATAG